The genomic region GGAAAAgatccattttatttttcaaaatattgatatCCCGTTCAATACGTTCTCCAAATGGATGTTTTCCCCCAGAAACACAGAAAAAGAGGACACAACCTAAACTAAATATATCTACTGCCCGTGTTTGACGTCCTTCAACAAGTTGCTCTGGTGCTTGCCAACCTGAACTGCCACCACCTGCAATAAGCCAGTAAACCTTAGTACGAgaataataaactaattaaagtaTTGCAGATTAAAATGTAGGATTCAACAAAAGACAAGCTACTCAATTAAGCTGACATGAAAAAGgaaccaaaaaaggaaaaagtgaaTGGACGGACTTCACATATCAATGTTAAAGTTGAGTCTAAAATCTGAATAATGATATTGGATTGATATGGAAACAAATtgggaaagaaaacaaaattaggaAACAACTCCTAAAATTACATCCTAAATAGGATTAATTGATCCCACCATAAATTATAATGAGTTCATGAGATATATTGAAGATGTTTAGAGATATATATTCTAACCCTCCCCTGGAGTTAAAACTTAATAAGCTTTCAGCttgttacaaataaaaatataaaaataaaataattttagaaaataatgttgGCCCCATAAGCCATAGCTAAAAAGACAAACTCGTTATTCTTCTGAGGAGTACTTACCAGTAGCATTATTACCCAAAGAAGACATATTTTCCAAAAGACATTTGCTAATCCCCATATCAGAAAGCTTTGCACATAAGGATTTTTCCTTGATTATTAGAACATTTTGTGGTTTCAAATCCCGATGTATCATTCCCAATTCATGCAAATGAACAACCCCAGACACAATGTCCCTGTGTTGCCATACAAACAATgaaagttaatttattaaaaaaaatatattataaacttaGAAAGTCAACTTCCATGCACGTACGAGCTTTCATAGATTTATCTCAACCTCAGTCCTCAAGTTAGTTGGATCAACTACGTGAATCCAAATTGTAACTAAACATGTTTACTCTTGGGCATTCTTTATTATTCACTACTATGTTTTCCTCCAACCTTTTACCATCATAACTTCTTAACTATATTTTATGATTGTGTCACCCTTGGTACTCATTTCATCCCCTAGGTTTCTCCTCCCATTGCATTGAAATGCTAAATTTATTCTAGTAAATTATATCTGATCTTCAACTTACTGAATCTACCTCAACCTTAGATGTTAAATCAAGCATTCCACATTTGATAGTCTAAATGAAAAAAACTAATTCATTTTCTAATGATTTAATTGCAtaggacaaaaaaaaacagaaggttattagaaataaaattttaattaaataaaggatATTTTGGAGATGGTAACATTAAATAGGgaaatagtaattaaaatttacttagtCCATCACacaaatttttcttttgcttatatttcaAGTTTGGAGGTAATACTAGCAAACTTTGTTactttattattgtaattttctattttactttattatggagttgagatgttaaattattatgttatttattggtatattttttttatattaagtaaattcctaCAAGTTTACAAAATCTCTACAAGTTTACATAAACTCTAGAGTTTGACAACCTTTGTCTTGCACATCAATACCAACAAGGTACACTTAGCCTAAAACCAAATTGTCTGATGAGATCTCACATCAACAAAGGACTTGCGCAATCCTTATCTCATAAGTTTTGAGTTAGTTTTGGGGATTGAGTTAGACTCAAtccaattttaaaatgatatcaaAGTCTATCACAAATCTAATATTAAGTCACCCTCAACTATCCACAAATCTATCCGAACTAAAAGTTTTCCTagtgcaataaaaaaattatgttctcTCCAATCTCCACATTCCAGATGTCCAATCTAGGAGGGAGGCAGTGCTTTGAGATTCCACATCAACTATAGATATGACCAATTGATATGATCAAAGTAAAGCTAATAAAGGCCTGGTCAACTTTCACCTCATGAGATACGTTTTaggatattttatattatatgtcTATTAATAAATTGTCAAAAAACATAATACCAACCTCATTAGTTTTAGTAATAGAGGCGATGGATAGCGGTTTTCCTTCCAAAGACATTGTGTATTATACTTCTCCATCTCCATTTGGGACTTTATCAAACATCTGAAACCTTGGTCCTTCATAAGCACAGAGTTTTCTGATATATCTgaataaatttgaatcaaatcatCTAAATTGCATGTACAACGTTCCAAAGCAAGGTAAACAAAATCGCTATCATACTCCACCCCATGCCATCGGACAATATTTGGATGCTGATCAGACACAATAAGATTTTGGATTTCTTTATAAGCTACATCATGATGAGCCTTAACGAGACGTTTAACAGCAACTGCTCGGCCTTCATATATTCCCTCAAGGACAATGGTACCGTTGCTGCCCTTAGCAATCACTTTAtttgaaacaaataatttacCAATCCTTCGTCCATCAACACTTTCATCAACTTGGTTGAAGTGCTTCCATACTTCTCTATAATTACCCTTTTGTGTCAGAACATCCTTATTCTCTGGAGACAGGTGCTTTTCCCTTTTATCGATAGTGTCATTTTTCTTCCCTGATTTtcgtgttttctttttcttagcaGGCGAGCTTTTTAATTCAGACTCACTGTTTTGGTCCTTCATTACATCTTGATTCTTAATCACTAGAGGATAGATGACTGAAAAGGCCACAAGAAAGACCGTAAACAATATAAGAGGTAATGGAGTTGGCCATTCACTTGTCCTGTTCAGATAAACTTCCCCTGGTGTTGTAATCTCCACAAGAGGCTGTTGAGGGAGCATTATATTATCATCATGACCATTGAATAATCTATCAATATTTGGCTGTGAAGGAAGTATTAGATTTGAGTTAGGAATTGAGAGCATATCATTTTCATGATAATCCACAAGTAATCTTTCAGTTAGTGAAGGTTCAAACTGAAAATTCTTTTTCAGGCGAATGACTTGGTTTATCTCTTGACATGGGTATGGCATCCTAAAGTTGAGGCTACTGTCAGAAGCATACTCATCCTCTAGATCAAAAGAGGTATGTTGGCATAATAAGACAGCCTCTAATTCAGCTACTGCCATAGTCCACAAAACTATTCCTGAGCTAGGACCAACAGATTTAAGAGAATAATCTGTCCTAAAAATCTTAAGCAGCGGCTGTGGTGAATTAAGCTTCATAGGATCAGCAAGATCCTTATCGTTTACGTTGAGGATATTTGTAACACCTTGGTTGCCATCACTCCAAGGTGCAGAAGCATTATCAATATCAGACATCGCATGGATTTTAATGATTGATCCAGTTTTAGCATCAACTTCAAACAAAGTGCTTCTTTTGGATCCAAGTGTTACTGCTCCATCATCTGAAAAGGTAGGTGTACGAGCTACATATTCTGCAATAGATTCTGAGATTCTCTGCAGATATGACAAACCAATCAACAAAACAGCAAGTTCGGTATTCCTAAAATAATAACAGCACTTAGATAAACAATATTTGAAAACACCATAGGTcacattaaatattatacttttctaattaaaaagaaacaagGAACACCCTACGTTTTTTATCAATCATAAGAAATTTTAGCATATGTAATTGTTGATTACACACCATGgc from Glycine soja cultivar W05 chromosome 16, ASM419377v2, whole genome shotgun sequence harbors:
- the LOC114389488 gene encoding serine/threonine-protein kinase/endoribonuclease IRE1a-like, which codes for MKFPLLLISFLLASLITFYCFIPTSGTPHSNEERDIHSALHHRPASRSLLSLPPKAATTALIVTLDGTMHLVDQLESGSMRVIWSFSTGSPIYQSHRAPTKKDNGKENASAALTSGFMECGEGNDWSLYMHDKHFGKMRISESIAEYVARTPTFSDDGAVTLGSKRSTLFEVDAKTGSIIKIHAMSDIDNASAPWSDGNQGVTNILNVNDKDLADPMKLNSPQPLLKIFRTDYSLKSVGPSSGIVLWTMAVAELEAVLLCQHTSFDLEDEYASDSSLNFRMPYPCQEINQVIRLKKNFQFEPSLTERLLVDYHENDMLSIPNSNLILPSQPNIDRLFNGHDDNIMLPQQPLVEITTPGEVYLNRTSEWPTPLPLILFTVFLVAFSVIYPLVIKNQDVMKDQNSESELKSSPAKKKKTRKSGKKNDTIDKREKHLSPENKDVLTQKGNYREVWKHFNQVDESVDGRRIGKLFVSNKVIAKGSNGTIVLEGIYEGRAVAVKRLVKAHHDVAYKEIQNLIVSDQHPNIVRWHGVEYDSDFVYLALERCTCNLDDLIQIYSDISENSVLMKDQGFRCLIKSQMEMEKYNTQCLWKENRYPSPLLLKLMRDIVSGVVHLHELGMIHRDLKPQNVLIIKEKSLCAKLSDMGISKCLLENMSSLGNNATGGGSSGWQAPEQLVEGRQTRAVDIFSLGCVLFFCVSGGKHPFGERIERDINILKNKMDLFLVEFIPEAKDLISRLLNPNPDVRPKATEVLYHPFFWSSEMRLSFLRDTSDRVELENRETNSDLLVTLESIATVALGGKWDERMEPAFIANIGYYRRYNFNSVRDLLRVMRNKLNHYREMPREIQELVGPVPEGFFNYFASRYPRLLIEVYKVILQYCKEEECFLRYFKNVD